The following proteins are encoded in a genomic region of Haloarcula salinisoli:
- the icd gene encoding isocitrate dehydrogenase (NADP(+)), translating to MGYDYDKVDVPDEGQQIEVTEDNELDVPEQPIIPIIHGDGIGTDVGPAAQKVLEAAADATGRDISWMRVYAGSSAREMYDENLPDDTVEAIKEFNVAIKGPLTTPVGAGFRSLNVALRKTLDLYANVRPTYHLDGVPSPVKDPSEMDMVTFRENTEDVYAGIEWEAGTDEVQEVKEFVEDEMDFDQTIHDGPVGIGVKPITEFGTKRLVREAIDYAIEEDRDSVTLVHKGNIMKFTEGAFRDWGYEVAEEEYGEDVITEDELWEEYDGEQPEGTLVVNDRIADNMLQQLLTRTGEYDVIATMNLNGDYMSDAAGAQIGGLGIAPGANFGEARCLAEPVHGSAPKYAGENKVNPTAMILSGRLMLEYMGWKDAGQLVRDAVEETISSGKVTYDLERQIEGGEKLSTSDFADAVVENIQKLA from the coding sequence ATGGGCTACGACTACGACAAAGTGGATGTCCCGGACGAGGGACAGCAGATCGAAGTTACCGAGGACAACGAGCTGGACGTGCCGGAACAGCCGATCATCCCCATCATCCACGGGGACGGTATCGGGACGGACGTGGGTCCGGCCGCCCAGAAGGTCCTCGAAGCGGCCGCCGACGCCACCGGCCGAGACATCTCCTGGATGCGCGTCTACGCCGGCTCCAGCGCCCGCGAGATGTACGACGAGAACCTCCCCGACGACACCGTCGAGGCCATCAAGGAGTTCAACGTCGCGATCAAGGGGCCGCTGACGACGCCCGTCGGCGCCGGCTTCCGTTCGCTGAACGTCGCGCTCCGGAAGACGCTGGACCTCTATGCTAACGTCCGCCCGACCTACCACCTCGACGGCGTCCCCTCTCCCGTGAAAGACCCCAGCGAGATGGACATGGTCACGTTCCGGGAGAACACCGAGGACGTCTACGCCGGCATCGAGTGGGAAGCCGGTACCGACGAGGTCCAGGAGGTCAAGGAGTTCGTCGAGGACGAGATGGACTTCGACCAGACCATCCACGACGGTCCGGTCGGCATCGGCGTCAAACCCATCACGGAGTTTGGCACCAAGCGACTGGTCCGTGAGGCCATCGACTACGCCATCGAGGAGGACCGCGACTCGGTCACGCTGGTCCACAAGGGCAACATCATGAAGTTCACCGAGGGCGCCTTCCGTGACTGGGGCTACGAGGTCGCCGAGGAGGAGTACGGCGAGGACGTTATCACCGAGGACGAGCTCTGGGAGGAGTACGACGGCGAACAGCCCGAGGGCACGCTCGTCGTCAACGACCGCATCGCGGACAACATGCTCCAGCAGCTCCTGACCCGCACCGGCGAGTACGACGTCATCGCGACGATGAACTTGAACGGGGACTACATGTCCGACGCCGCCGGCGCACAGATCGGCGGGCTGGGCATCGCCCCCGGCGCGAACTTCGGCGAAGCGCGCTGTCTCGCGGAGCCGGTCCACGGCTCGGCCCCGAAGTACGCCGGCGAGAACAAGGTCAACCCGACCGCGATGATCCTGTCGGGTCGACTCATGCTCGAATACATGGGCTGGAAGGACGCCGGCCAGCTCGTTCGCGACGCCGTCGAGGAGACCATCTCCAGCGGGAAGGTCACCTACGACCTCGAGCGACAGATCGAGGGCGGCGAGAAGCTCTCGACCTCCGACTTTGCCGACGCTGTGGTCGAGAACATCCAGAAACTGGCCTGA